From a single Coriobacteriaceae bacterium genomic region:
- a CDS encoding phosphoribosylaminoimidazolesuccinocarboxamide synthase, whose amino-acid sequence MERRPDSRGKVRDIYDAGENLLMVATDRISAFDFILPDEIPFKGEVLNRISAFWFDKFADIVPNHLVSIDPADFPEEFAEYRDYLAGRAMLVKKAQTIPIECIVRGYLTGSGKKTYDENGTVCGIQLPEGLTEASKLPEPLFTPSTKAEIGDHDENISFERCCEIVGEDVAAQIRDLSLKIYKAAAEYAATRGIIIADTKFEFGVIDGKVTLIDECLTPDSSRFWPAASYEEGKIQPSYDKQFVRNWLKANWDMTGETPHLPAEVIDGTSERYREAFQIITGSQFTSMKENA is encoded by the coding sequence ATGGAGCGTCGTCCGGATTCCCGTGGCAAGGTTCGTGATATCTATGATGCCGGTGAAAACCTGCTGATGGTCGCCACCGACCGCATTTCTGCGTTCGACTTTATTCTCCCCGACGAGATTCCGTTTAAGGGAGAGGTGCTCAACCGCATCTCGGCATTCTGGTTCGATAAGTTTGCCGACATCGTTCCCAACCACCTCGTCTCCATCGACCCGGCGGATTTCCCCGAGGAGTTTGCCGAGTATCGTGACTATCTCGCTGGTCGCGCCATGCTGGTCAAGAAGGCCCAGACGATTCCTATCGAGTGCATCGTCCGCGGCTATCTGACCGGTTCGGGCAAGAAGACCTATGACGAGAACGGCACCGTCTGCGGCATTCAGCTGCCCGAGGGCCTGACCGAGGCCTCAAAGCTTCCCGAGCCGCTGTTCACGCCGTCCACGAAGGCCGAGATCGGCGATCACGACGAGAACATTTCGTTCGAGCGTTGCTGCGAGATCGTGGGTGAGGACGTCGCCGCGCAGATTCGCGACCTGTCCCTCAAGATTTACAAGGCTGCCGCCGAGTATGCAGCGACCCGTGGCATCATCATTGCCGACACCAAGTTCGAGTTCGGTGTCATCGATGGCAAGGTTACGCTGATCGACGAGTGCCTAACGCCCGACTCCAGCCGTTTCTGGCCCGCCGCCAGCTACGAGGAGGGCAAGATTCAGCCCAGCTACGACAAACAATTCGTCCGCAATTGGCTCAAAGCCAACTGGGATATGACGGGGGAGACCCCGCACCTGCCCGCCGAGGTCATCGATGGCACGTCCGAGCGCTATCGCGAGGCCTTCCAGATCATCACGGGCTCCCAGTTCACAAGCATGAAGGAGAACGCATAA
- a CDS encoding HAMP domain-containing histidine kinase, with the protein MTPARFEIGQKHKQENEAGSKASWNTPRSDSRPTMSYPSRMALAFALTSLMTVLVLVGVVSVVWGTVFTDYTRSNIVEIANSAAEKLATSYEENGSWTAGELRTVATSSLVSDDLGMQVVNKKGVIVYDDSWPSASATADVRENQATTDDASGKRASHSPVSSAPTDSNSVANVEIVTSSGEHVGQVKLWAVGSDALLTRADSAFREKTFNAMALAAVVAVCISVVIGALMSRMLTKPIHRITSTAKQIRDGDLSARTGLRGDDEIDQLGETFDEMATSLEKDMKHEKRLTSDVAHELRTPLMAMLATVEAMQDGVYPTDDEHLETVASETRRLARLVQQMLDLSRMENSTAPLNLEPVDMVPFVRSIVNGQERLFADRDLRLRFADETQGHDDVVEADPDMITQCVINLLSNAMRYTPEGGWVVVSVLSDRKHVDIAVSDTGIGIAKEDLSRIFGRFWRADASRAREAGGLGVGLAVTKQIVERHHGYISVESELGKGTTFTIHLPREHTADAASTTMEH; encoded by the coding sequence ATGACACCTGCGCGCTTTGAAATCGGGCAAAAGCATAAGCAGGAGAACGAGGCGGGTTCCAAGGCTAGTTGGAACACGCCTCGTTCCGATTCACGGCCAACGATGAGCTATCCCTCGCGCATGGCCCTGGCTTTTGCCCTGACATCGCTCATGACGGTATTGGTATTGGTGGGCGTAGTCTCCGTTGTATGGGGCACGGTTTTTACGGATTACACGCGCTCCAATATTGTCGAAATCGCCAATTCCGCTGCCGAAAAGTTGGCAACGTCATATGAGGAAAACGGTTCTTGGACTGCGGGGGAGCTGCGTACGGTCGCGACATCGAGTTTGGTGTCCGACGATCTTGGTATGCAGGTCGTCAATAAAAAGGGCGTCATCGTCTACGACGACTCGTGGCCCTCGGCAAGCGCTACTGCCGATGTGCGCGAAAATCAGGCGACGACCGACGATGCGAGCGGAAAGAGGGCATCGCACAGCCCAGTCTCGTCTGCTCCCACCGATTCCAATAGCGTTGCCAACGTTGAGATCGTGACGTCCTCCGGCGAGCACGTGGGTCAGGTCAAATTGTGGGCGGTTGGCTCCGATGCCCTGCTCACCAGGGCAGACTCGGCATTCAGAGAGAAGACCTTTAACGCCATGGCCCTTGCCGCGGTTGTGGCCGTCTGCATCTCGGTCGTTATCGGAGCGCTCATGTCGCGCATGCTCACCAAGCCGATTCATCGTATTACCAGCACCGCCAAGCAGATTCGCGATGGAGACCTGTCCGCTCGTACGGGCTTGCGCGGCGATGATGAGATCGATCAGCTGGGAGAGACCTTCGACGAGATGGCCACCTCACTCGAGAAGGACATGAAGCACGAGAAGCGCCTGACCTCTGATGTTGCCCACGAGCTGCGCACGCCGCTCATGGCCATGCTTGCAACGGTCGAGGCCATGCAAGACGGTGTGTATCCCACCGATGACGAACACCTGGAAACGGTCGCATCCGAGACGCGTCGTCTGGCCCGTCTGGTGCAGCAGATGCTCGACCTGTCGCGCATGGAAAACAGTACCGCGCCACTCAACCTGGAGCCGGTGGATATGGTGCCGTTTGTGCGTTCGATTGTGAATGGCCAGGAGCGCTTGTTTGCCGACCGTGACTTGCGTTTGCGCTTTGCAGATGAGACGCAGGGCCACGATGACGTTGTCGAGGCGGATCCCGACATGATCACGCAATGCGTCATCAACCTCTTGAGTAACGCCATGCGCTATACCCCCGAGGGCGGATGGGTCGTGGTGTCGGTGCTCAGTGACCGTAAACACGTCGATATTGCGGTCTCGGACACGGGCATTGGAATCGCCAAGGAAGACCTGTCGCGCATCTTCGGTCGTTTTTGGCGTGCCGACGCCAGTCGCGCCCGCGAGGCGGGTGGCCTGGGCGTGGGCCTCGCCGTGACCAAGCAGATTGTCGAGCGCCACCATGGCTATATATCCGTGGAGTCGGAGCTTGGAAAGGGTACAACTTTTACGATTCATCTGCCACGCGAGCACACGGCGGACGCGGCATCTACTACAATGGAGCACTAG
- a CDS encoding aminopeptidase — translation MIRAALTVEEALEGMKALEPKIKNYARLVVCKGVNVKPGQEVVVQSPVECAPFARVVVAEAYAAGAGHVTVIWADDAVTRLTYEHVDKSYFEQTPEWKRLQLDSLAQDGACFIFIEGADPAALKGIDPAKPAAASKARNTQCKVFRRGLDYNINPWCIAGAPVVAWAREVFPGDADEVAIYKLWNAILHTARADGQDPESDWELHDAAFEKNLRFLNDNRFDRLHYTSANGTDLTIGMTKGHEWAGGKGKTPDGHPFFPNIPTEEVFTSPDRMRADGIVYSAMPLIHHGNKVDDFWIKFEAGRVVDYDARVGKATLASIIDTDEGAAHLGEVALISKNTPIRENGVLFYDTLYDENASCHLALGVGFPECIEGGYDMSKEELLEHGVNVSSTHVDFMIGTDDIDITGITPDGREVVIFQNGQWSWE, via the coding sequence ATGATTCGAGCTGCCCTGACGGTCGAAGAGGCTCTGGAGGGCATGAAGGCCCTGGAGCCCAAGATTAAAAACTACGCGCGCCTGGTCGTCTGCAAGGGCGTAAACGTCAAACCCGGCCAGGAGGTTGTCGTTCAGTCTCCGGTCGAGTGCGCGCCTTTTGCCCGCGTGGTGGTCGCGGAGGCTTATGCCGCCGGCGCTGGCCACGTGACGGTCATTTGGGCCGATGATGCCGTGACGAGGCTCACGTACGAGCATGTCGATAAAAGCTATTTTGAGCAGACGCCCGAGTGGAAGCGCCTGCAGCTGGATTCCCTGGCCCAGGACGGTGCCTGCTTTATCTTTATCGAGGGTGCGGATCCTGCGGCTCTCAAGGGTATCGATCCCGCCAAGCCCGCTGCAGCTTCTAAGGCAAGGAACACGCAGTGCAAGGTCTTCCGCCGTGGACTGGACTACAACATCAACCCGTGGTGTATCGCCGGCGCTCCGGTCGTGGCTTGGGCGCGCGAGGTGTTCCCGGGAGACGCCGATGAGGTTGCAATCTATAAGCTGTGGAATGCGATTCTGCACACCGCTCGTGCCGATGGCCAGGACCCGGAGAGCGACTGGGAGCTTCATGACGCGGCGTTCGAAAAGAACTTGCGCTTCCTGAACGACAATCGTTTTGACCGCCTGCATTACACCTCGGCAAATGGAACCGATTTGACGATCGGTATGACGAAGGGTCACGAGTGGGCCGGCGGCAAGGGTAAGACGCCCGATGGGCACCCCTTCTTCCCCAACATTCCCACCGAGGAAGTCTTCACCTCGCCTGATCGTATGCGTGCCGACGGTATCGTGTATTCGGCTATGCCGCTCATTCACCACGGTAACAAGGTTGACGATTTTTGGATTAAGTTCGAGGCCGGTCGCGTAGTGGACTACGATGCCCGTGTGGGCAAGGCGACGCTTGCGAGCATTATTGACACCGATGAAGGTGCCGCTCATCTGGGCGAGGTCGCGCTCATTTCCAAGAACACTCCGATCCGCGAAAACGGCGTTCTGTTCTATGACACGCTCTATGACGAGAACGCTAGCTGCCATCTCGCGCTAGGTGTCGGTTTCCCCGAATGCATCGAGGGTGGGTACGACATGTCCAAGGAAGAGCTCCTGGAGCATGGCGTTAACGTCTCGAGCACGCACGTCGATTTTATGATCGGCACGGACGACATCGATATTACGGGCATTACGCCTGATGGACGTGAAGTTGTGATTTTCCAGAACGGCCAATGGAGTTGGGAATAG